From the genome of Enoplosus armatus isolate fEnoArm2 chromosome 21, fEnoArm2.hap1, whole genome shotgun sequence, one region includes:
- the snx7 gene encoding sorting nexin-7 isoform X2, translating to MSGQAVPADFSGHMLDLDEDEDLEVFSKNTSLADGSPVPISPSSMVNQYRLEEDEDTKDIFVTVDNPESQVTAIETFIMYRVVTKTTRSEFDSSEYEVRRRYQDFLWLRSRLEESHPTLIVHPLPEKFVMKGMVERFNEDFIETRRRALHRFLNKISEHPILSCSQHFKVFLTAQELLSVRKQGPGFLSRMGETVRAVANSVRGLRSRPEEFTLMQEYVEEFSNKVCSVDKVTQRIIKEQKEYLDELKQYSPSYTQWAGSEEELAEPLKGVAGCVERCGKETEAQIHHLSEVLVPALHEYVLCGETLKAVIRRRDNIQAEFEAKNEALASRKVDQEALQEEVDGLADRVELASNALKGDWSRWQSSMRTDLKSAFISTAEKNVEYYEKCLAVWESFLLSQRAEPGEQRDEEDAS from the exons atgagCGGGCAGGCGGTCCCCGCGGACTTCTCGGGACACATGTTGGACCTGGACGAGGACGAAGACCTGGAGGTTTTCAGCaag AACACATCCCTGGCAGATGGAAGTCCCGTGCCCATCTCTCCCAGCTCCATGGTCAACCAGTACAGactggaggaggatgagg ACACCAAAGACATCTTCGTCACCGTTGATAACCCAGAGAGCCAAGTCACTGCCATCGAAACCTTCATCATGTACAGAGTCGTGACCAAG ACCACGCGGAGCGAGTTCGACTCCAGCGAGTACGAGGTGCGCCGGCGCTACCAGGACTTCCTGTGGCTCCGGAGCAGACTTGAAGAAAGCCACCCGACGCTCATCGTCCAC CCGCTGCCGGAGAAGTTCGTGATGAAGGGCATGGTGGAGCGTTTCAACGAGGACTTCATCGAGACCAGGAGGAGGGCTCTGCACCGCTTCCTAAACAAGATCTCTGAACATCCCATACTGTCCTGCAGCCAGCACTTCAAGGTCTTCCTCACTGCGCAg GAGTTGCTGTCTGTCAGGAAACAGGGCCCGGGCTTCCTGAGCAGGATGGGGGAGACGGTGAGGGCGGTGGCCAACTCGGTACGAGGCCTGAGGAGCCGGCCGGAGGAGTTCACTCTGATGCAGGAGTACGTGGAGGAATTCAGCAACAAGGTCTGCTCCGTGGACAAAGTCACCCAGAGGATCATCAAGGAGCAGAAAG AGTATCTGGACGAGCTGAAGCAGTACAGCCCCTCCTACACCCAGTGGGCCGGGTCCGAGGAGGAGCTGGCGGAGCCGCTGAAGGGTGTGGCCGGCTGCGTGGAGCGGTGCGGCAAGGAGACGGAAGCGCAGATCCACCACCTCTCTGAGGTCCTCGTCCCGGCCCTGCACGAGTACGTCCTCTGCGGCGAGACCCTGAAG GCGGTGATCAGACGGAGAGACAACATCCAGGCCGAGTTTGAAGCCAAGAACGAGGCCCTGGCATCCAGAAAAGTCGACCAAGAAGCA ctgcaggaggaggtggacggTCTGGCGGACCGGGTGGAGCTGGCCAGCAACGCCTTGAAGGGAGACTGGTCCCGCTGGCAGAGCAGCATGAGAACTGACCTCAAATCAGCCTTTATATCCACTGCTGAGAAGAACGTGGAGTACTACGAGAAG TGCCTGGCTGTGTGGGAGTCGTTCCTCCTGTCTCAGAGAGCGGAGCCCGGCgagcagagagatgaggaagacgCATCTTAA
- the snx7 gene encoding sorting nexin-7 isoform X1 has translation MSGQAVPADFSGHMLDLDEDEDLEVFSKNTSLADGSPVPISPSSMVNQYRLEEDEEEEEEEEEEQQQQQQQQQRDTNTKDIFVTVDNPESQVTAIETFIMYRVVTKTTRSEFDSSEYEVRRRYQDFLWLRSRLEESHPTLIVHPLPEKFVMKGMVERFNEDFIETRRRALHRFLNKISEHPILSCSQHFKVFLTAQELLSVRKQGPGFLSRMGETVRAVANSVRGLRSRPEEFTLMQEYVEEFSNKVCSVDKVTQRIIKEQKEYLDELKQYSPSYTQWAGSEEELAEPLKGVAGCVERCGKETEAQIHHLSEVLVPALHEYVLCGETLKAVIRRRDNIQAEFEAKNEALASRKVDQEALQEEVDGLADRVELASNALKGDWSRWQSSMRTDLKSAFISTAEKNVEYYEKCLAVWESFLLSQRAEPGEQRDEEDAS, from the exons atgagCGGGCAGGCGGTCCCCGCGGACTTCTCGGGACACATGTTGGACCTGGACGAGGACGAAGACCTGGAGGTTTTCAGCaag AACACATCCCTGGCAGATGGAAGTCCCGTGCCCATCTCTCCCAGCTCCATGGTCAACCAGTACAGactggaggaggatgaggaggaggaggaggaggaggaggaggagcagcagcagcagcagcagcagcagcagcgggatACCAACACCAAAGACATCTTCGTCACCGTTGATAACCCAGAGAGCCAAGTCACTGCCATCGAAACCTTCATCATGTACAGAGTCGTGACCAAG ACCACGCGGAGCGAGTTCGACTCCAGCGAGTACGAGGTGCGCCGGCGCTACCAGGACTTCCTGTGGCTCCGGAGCAGACTTGAAGAAAGCCACCCGACGCTCATCGTCCAC CCGCTGCCGGAGAAGTTCGTGATGAAGGGCATGGTGGAGCGTTTCAACGAGGACTTCATCGAGACCAGGAGGAGGGCTCTGCACCGCTTCCTAAACAAGATCTCTGAACATCCCATACTGTCCTGCAGCCAGCACTTCAAGGTCTTCCTCACTGCGCAg GAGTTGCTGTCTGTCAGGAAACAGGGCCCGGGCTTCCTGAGCAGGATGGGGGAGACGGTGAGGGCGGTGGCCAACTCGGTACGAGGCCTGAGGAGCCGGCCGGAGGAGTTCACTCTGATGCAGGAGTACGTGGAGGAATTCAGCAACAAGGTCTGCTCCGTGGACAAAGTCACCCAGAGGATCATCAAGGAGCAGAAAG AGTATCTGGACGAGCTGAAGCAGTACAGCCCCTCCTACACCCAGTGGGCCGGGTCCGAGGAGGAGCTGGCGGAGCCGCTGAAGGGTGTGGCCGGCTGCGTGGAGCGGTGCGGCAAGGAGACGGAAGCGCAGATCCACCACCTCTCTGAGGTCCTCGTCCCGGCCCTGCACGAGTACGTCCTCTGCGGCGAGACCCTGAAG GCGGTGATCAGACGGAGAGACAACATCCAGGCCGAGTTTGAAGCCAAGAACGAGGCCCTGGCATCCAGAAAAGTCGACCAAGAAGCA ctgcaggaggaggtggacggTCTGGCGGACCGGGTGGAGCTGGCCAGCAACGCCTTGAAGGGAGACTGGTCCCGCTGGCAGAGCAGCATGAGAACTGACCTCAAATCAGCCTTTATATCCACTGCTGAGAAGAACGTGGAGTACTACGAGAAG TGCCTGGCTGTGTGGGAGTCGTTCCTCCTGTCTCAGAGAGCGGAGCCCGGCgagcagagagatgaggaagacgCATCTTAA